ttttgggttacgcagattttggttcaactttggtcagtaatttgattaagttaagttcataatttggtctaactttcttcatatgaaatgttctactatgtcttaggtttccatcggttcaagaatcgcctaaatccgagtttcctagagagagttatagccatccaaacattgctgctcaatgaatttTCTGCAGAGGTGCaggtttggtaccctaactttgctcaattatttgaatgggttaatggcataatttggggtgatgttcttcatgaaagttttagatctatatgccctctaacccctggccaaatttcaggtcaatttgacctgtctaactcgagttatgaccaaatgaacagttactgttcatttggtcagttttggtgcagggcagcctgctatcaattcactttggtcaattgtttcaccaagttttggtcagtttttggccatggttctttaatgaaaattgtgctcttttatgtctattttcatctccaattggtggcataccaattggacttgtgaaatttgagttttggtccttcaaagtgggtttggtcatgctgccagcagcatgaccattgacctacgaatttagctaaattttccaccattcccatacaatttatttggtcctaattgatcattatttcatttcacaataggtcaaatatgccatttatgcatttctccaatttttggttcataaacccttgcattgaaaccctaaactcactaactcttgcatttaaccataactagtgcacttaaccttaaccattcaactaatcaaagcttttaaactcattctaatgcatcaatttcatgtaaatcatactcctatcaagctgcccaaatttcagtttggtccctcacaatttttttctttttcatttctttaatttctagtTAATTAGGCTAataacacaactaattcaacaaaagaaatcaaagttaatctactaaccttagtgcagaatttctttccttcaaacttcttcctttcttcttttttttttgttgtcaagtcctctatcaaggcttgaaatcaaggtttaatattggaggtttaactttctatggtggaattagggatttgatcaagctcaaaatgagctttaatggaggttttgggtgagggagagggaagattAGGGTGAGGCGGCAACTTGATGGAAAGAAGaccaaataatattttttttcatttcttttctttatttattttagttgatggaagaccacaaaatcccatttaattaattcaatttattaatttagttatgacatcatgcatgatgtcataacttttgacttttttcattttcatctctttttcttttttttaatttatttttctattagttctttaatttaattctcgattctgaaattttcttttctctgattttatttgtgattaggtcgagtcactctcggggtcaattgaccaaattgcctcgcggttcatccggtttgcaaataatccaatatttcttccggctccctgacctaattatttgactgacttaacagttctttttcgtgattttctcttttccactgtgttcataagggtcctaaggaccgcagtcacttttaaggttgaaatttgagtttaaaacgacttagctgcgttcgaggaggtcactcatcatttgtgactctctcgtttaacctcttatgttctgtttttcttatttatagtcaactaattaaacattactaattatttgtatttatggcttctcaagttgtcttaagtgtggccctaatcccaataattgtccggactgacaccgatcaccggaacagtgaaatataccaggctatgcaaacgggggtgttacaatgggTGATGGAGGCTGTTGTTATTATGGCTATTGCTCTTAAAAATGGAGGAATAAGAAATAGCATTTTGGGATTCACAATAAGTTGGAATATGAATGTTTGTCTTTGTTGAATTTATCCTTCTATTATAGGGCAAACTTCCAAATTAGCAAGACTTCTATGGTATATTATCACTCTACTTTTAATCAACTCAAGATCAATTTTATTGAGGATACTGTTAATGCTGGAAGAAAATTGAATAGTTGCATTTTGGTTTTGTCCTAAATGCCTACATTTTTTCATGATGTTAACcatggtatatccattattaatTACTGTGGGCTTCACATttacatattattattttatgctaACATAGCTACCACATAGGCGTCTCTAGACCCAACTGTCTCTTCTGATTACGATTGAGTCTAATTTGTGAAAATagactaaaataataaaaaaaaaattggtcaAAATTGACAATTCACGTAAAGTTTTGGCCAATATTGACCATTAGGCCTTTTAAAAATATAGGCTAGGTTTACAATAAAAAAATGCCTGTATCATTTTAGATGCAAGCGCTAGAAATTTGTAGGATAATTCaagttcatttttattttcttgtgTTATGCTGTTtcaaatacatttttttttttaatgaacaaATTATTAGAACCAAGTGAAAAGGAAGACGATACAATATGTTACTAGGTTATATATAAAAGATGATACaagataacaaagaaaataaacaaAGAATGTTCAATATCTTCTGGTATATTAGACTAAAATTTGATTGTCCAATACATGCTTTTTGAGTGAAAGAATAGGAAGATAATTTGAAATGCACTTATCTTGAGGTCattatattgtttttttttttttttaatttttattagataGAATAAGAAACGAATGAAGAACAAGCTCAAGGCTACACTCCATCCAAACAACAAACACCAAGCATCCCCTACAATGAAACCCACCAAAATAGCAAAAGATAAAATAGAGAGAGGGAACAAGAAACCACCTGCCACCCAAAGAAAAGCTAACCCCTACTATTTTCAAAAACAAAAAGCAAGAACCAACGTTCAGAGTTGTGACTAAACATCAACAGAAGGCAAAACTGAAACAATCCACTGCACGCCCAAATATACATTTAATAATGATATCAACAACTTCAACAATTAGGAGCAGATGAACCACAAATGACCTCGAACAAGCTCTAGAATTTAAATACCAGCCAATGCTATGAAGACCAaccaagaaagaaaaagagaCGCACTTCCTTATCATTATGATGCTTGAATCTCCTAGCCGAAACAAAGATAAATAGAGAGCAAAAGCAGAGGAGATCATAATATCCTTATTACACATAGATGAGCCCTAGACCTAGTGGTGATGTCTAGCTTCAAACTCAAGACCAAAATAATAGATTTTTAGAATTCATTTTGCGAAACAAATGCAATCAAAGACAAATTGATTACCCATGCATGTTCATACTTGCAGCTGCATCAATATCCCACAATTGCAACAGAAAGCAACAAGCTGCTATCCAATAAGCATGGAAGACAAAAAAATCCCTCAACCCAACCAAAACTTGGGAAATAATGTTAAGTAAAAATTAAACTTAGAGCCAGTTACAGCTATTATTATAGTAGTGTTCATTGATGGAGCTTGAAATAGAATGTAACCCAACTTATCAATAGGCAGTTTCGTAGGACAATTTCATAGAGTCATAAATCACTCCACTCCATTACCACTCCACATCATCCTATgggtaattaattattattattgttgttgttaagTAATCTTACATcattttcaagttttttttttttaagaagtaaaaaaaattataaaataagatTTGTCTATTAATTTCAAGATTCTATTAGTTCTATTATAAATGAGATTTaacatatttttaatattataaaaaataaaataacactgAAATTATAAAAATCTAATAAAAAAGAGTTACTAAAATTTCTTAATTAGTAAAACAGGCCCatacaattattatttaaattagaaTGAGattataacataaaaaaaatttacactatGCTCTAAATATATTTATCGTATATATTAagtttgaatgaaattatatattaAGTTAAAACAATAATATTATATCTAtagagaaatatttttttttttcaaaagctCATTTTATTATGGGGTTGTTTGAACTTATTGAGAGGGTGAAGAAATGGTGCACCACAATAGGATCCATTCGCAGGATTGGTATAAAGttgttaatttttgttttatcaagaaagaagatAGAGAGACGTAGGGAACTAAAGGAGGGATTTGCATATAAAATTACATCAAACAtagcataatatatatatatatatatatatatatatatatatatgtattaatgACAGAAAATTGGCGAGTGATTATTTTTGAGTGGAAGAATCTTTTCCATACTTTAGTCGACAAACATTTATTGGGGCCCCTTCATTCAACACTTGTacgttgaatttcaagaattccaCTCATGCCCCTAACCTTCTGCTAGTATTTGCATGAAAAGATTGTTCTCATTGTTTCAGTTATGTGACTAGTTTGTTTGAAATTTAATTCTTCTAGAACATACATATAAGTTCAAACAAAAACTTGCAGAGTATTACCTATAATGCCACCTATACAGTGATAAATGCATCATCATTTAGATTTAGGAGGTTAATGATAGATATAATATTTAAACCTATGTCTTGAATTTTACTTACAATGtaacttattttttaatttttatttttattatttaaaataaaatttaaaaataaaaaatattaatttttaaaagtgtaacatttaGATATAGCGGTCAATAACGAATGTAATATTTAAGCCTAAATGTCATGTGTATctcacttataatttaatttttcttaaaattgatttttttttgttatttaaaaagtttaaaaaaatgAGCCACTAATTTTCAATTTAGTTTggtcaaaaaaaaattattattagaatAGGGTTaaagttttttatttaattaagccAATAAAAAATTGTCaactttttaaaatttgttaaaaaaatttttaggtTAAATGTTAACGTTGAAGGGATTAAGTTAACCTTGAAAGggctaaattaataattatcatcttcaaatattaaaacttacaaaattaatatttaactcTTACCTATTTAACCTTCTACTAAATACATTCTTAGGTGAGCTTAGACAAAGGAAACAAATTTTCAAAACTAAGAAGAAGGATTGTGGAGTGACACTTACAATTTTACAAAACTAAGAAGAAGGATTGTGGAGTGACACTTAGACAcccctagaaaaaaaaaatcccgtTTTATGTATATAAATAGATAGATTGGGTTTCTTACTCAGCAGTCAGATTCATTTATTACAAATGTTGTAGTGTTGAAACTGTTGAACAGACAGTCTtgatattaatttcatttttcttcttctttttcttattattacTATTGGTATTCACCCATGTTTGATATGATATAATTAAATGTGTAATAGAATCATGATTATATTGCATGTTTTATTATTAGAATAAGTACAAAAAAAATACTATGTAGTTTCGCACTTAGATGAATGAGGGACTATGGTTTAGTTTTTGTTAATTTGATATGCTGTATTTTCCTCTTTTAGCAAATATGGTTTAAATCGTTTGTTACTATTAAGTGATGCTGACGTGGTGAACATGTGGCACTGACATGGGTGACACATGTTCGTCCCATAGATTAAGATTatgcactttaatttcattagttgCATGAATTAcacaattagggttcttgagatcTTGAAATTTAGGAGAAAAATTGGAAGAAatagtcaattgatgcaattaacCCTAATTGAggctagaaatggtcaattgggaccaattgtgatgtgtttgaatgaGTGAAAATGAAATACAATTCGGATTAGTGAAGAGTCACAATctagcagtttgacctaggtccttttcaaggATCAAAACTCTAATTCTGCcaccccaattggtataaggccaattggatatgaaagtagacacataatgacacaattttcatgtggaaaccatgcccagaaaatgacattaagatagtgaacaattaggtcaaatctgggtaatgtgcactgccactgtacaaaaataactaaatgaacagtgtttgttcatttggccataacttggtgtaggaaggtccaaatgacctgaattttataccgatggaaagctgcgacatagcactacaaccttgatgaagaacacaaacccaaattttgatcataaaccatccaaaaagtgagctgcagtcagcacaccaaaactgccagaaccaataaagtgcccagaattctgggtttgaactaatccggTCAGCTTTAAAAAAATAACCATAtcttgggttacaaaactccaaatgaagtgattcaaaaagagaattaaagataagacaataaggaataacttttatgaagaacacttagccaaattcccacagtaactagatcaatagaacagtgcaaaacagggcaccaaaattggagaattgaattttctcttaggAGATCTAGAAAATTTAAATGGCAATCAAGACCAATAAAttagacactcaaaatgtggtatgtgggaatAATtgaaattcacatacctattgagcatgaaaaagtcaatattttgacttgaatagtgacatgaatagtaaccctaaaatacCAAGTTTAAATAGAgctattttaagcaaatttaggggtgcaattaagtagatataaaatttattattggaattattataagttgtgatactgaaacactgtgaattatgtgttttagttgagAAGGATACTGGGAAAGAGCAAGAgacaccgagtcaaggccaagaggcgacttgtaagaggtttgtgcacaacatatgatGTCTTTTTGAATTTTGTTTTGAAATTGTATTGAATGAATCGtgaaaattatttatgacttgtTTTGTATCGAATAATTCTATTGAAACGATATATATATGCTATTGACTCAAATGGTTGGGAAAATAAATTGTATGTAAATAGTTGACAttttaatgtttagaaaattgttaaaatagtttaaAATCATTGTGTTATGATcaaatgtttgaattcctcactagcttgactagtgggaggaaatagttttgtaCTCCCTCTcttgctgaagtattgaggtgcgtgcttatagaggaagaaatttgaatgggtacccatagatttgagctagctagccttggtattcttcataagcctttggctgttgagatgaaaaatatatcgatgacatgatataactgtgtgattttataaaaattgttttaTGGCTTCTGAAGTGAAAATTTCTTTGATTAAAATTCTAAATTATGTTTTATATCTGTTTATCAATTCTAATACTGTATTTGGACTAATCATGatttaatatatgcataaatttatattttgttatgttgtgcaccactgagtaattgtactcagcgatagctttcgttgctgtcgtaggtagagagACTGGTAAAGCAGCAGGTAAGTTGCTAAGGACTAAAAGTACTTCACTTTTAGATTTTTGTCGGGTATTGAATTATATCATtttgtatatatttattttaatgtatatgactgtatgtatgttttgtaattgatcttgagcagttgtacagtaattttataatagtattatttttagattttatgtttataaattaaacttatgaaagtaaattaaatatttttaaatgcaATATGGATGAGTTTATTTAAGTGTTTTGAAAACATTGTAAATTATGGaagttgagttgaattgtgttgatttgaattgtgttaatatattggaggttgggaaTTGTGATTGAAAAtaattggaagtactttttacaggttttaaaattttttgtttttcttaatcatagatggcactctgctaaaatttttacaaaatttatgaaaaaataaaaatgatcaaaaattTCACCTGGCTTTTatacttcaaataaaagtttttaatacttgTTAAAAGTGCTTATCACCTTTAAAAGacgataaaattattttaaaattcattataatgtatttaatgagttatcggtaggtaaagttcgataattcattaagtatattataaaatcatgttatgccttatagaaatATAAGGTATGACAAAACCTAAACAGAAGTTTCTCTATTCTAATATATCAAAGagataattttgatattttatctAAGTTAAAAGTAAATTGAATATGATTTTAACATAGTCAAATCTTTCATAAAAAAGAAAGTATAaactaatctataaattgataatatatatatattcaatttttttatcaCAACTgtacaaaaatataaattcatgATTTTCAattacaaaaatattaattatcgtCGCAACCTCTAAATTAATATTTGTCTTGAACACACGAGATTATTAGACGTTACCCgaactttttaaaaaattttaaaatataaaatgtttaatttttgaaattttaaacaATTATAGGTTAAtccaaatattaaaatatttttaataatatacccattttttaaagaaaaatgacAGACATGAAATTGCATTCAAAATCAATTAATGCTAACTTATTAATAGTGTacgtttgaaaattttaaaattattaaaatttagttttttattaaaattataagttattttgaaaaatgttttatataaaaaatgatgtaattttacaagaatataatttatttaatattttttaaaaaaattaaaatatcctacttaatttatatattttctttataaattaaggaaaaataaaaaatatatcctTTTCATTTATCaattatttcaaaaaatataattcaaatgaattttattattttaaatatataaattttgttataaaagttattgaatttaatttttaatataaatattaaattgaacACTATCAGAACAATCATTTAAACTTcgttaagaaaaaaaatatttttaagaacagaatataattcatttcttacataattatattattttttatttaatttttttaaaattaaattttattaactaaaaagaattaaattctttaacataagaattaataaaaaaatcaattaaattaaattaaatttttatgaaattttaattttcaaacacAATGTTAAAATGCAGATAAATTTGTAATTCTTTTCCTGTTGTCATCTTGTTTATCATTGCCGTAACGTTTGTTCAATGTCTGACACCGTAATAAAGGATGGTTAATGGCAAGGCAGAGCAGGTGACGTCGGGTACGAGCTGCGAGGCGGAATTCATGATGACCGGTAGAGATGTCTGGGAATGCAAATGATGGCCGGAATTTTAAATGATTCCAACATAAAATTCAGTCGGTTTTTCATTGAATTTGATAGTAAgtttgaaaagaaaaaattaggatgactggATAATTGGATCTTGACCCGCTAACCCAGTCAATTTGTTAATTTAAAatgtttttaattaaaaattttaaaaaatattaatgatattaattttttaaatttatttctctcCGATAGGGAAAAGATATTTCTCTCTTAAAAACCTAGAGAGAAATAAAAGAATTACATTATTTTTGggtggaaaaaaataaaaaatataatgattaatgaggaaaataaatttcttattttatgTTTAGTTAAAAAAATATTGAGACCAAAGATACTTTTGAaagtaataaaattataatattatctttAAATGTTCAAAATgaacataaaaaaatatttttataattttaaatatttttttttattttttttaatttaaaaaaaataaagagtgaaatcaaatttttattttccttttaaattttttttctttttattttactctttaatcaaatataaataaataaaaaataaaattattttcttctcAAAAtttgcccccttccttatttttCTTCAATGCAAGCACaacattaataattttatatcatCTTAAATCTATATGAATTAGGGAATGCATGCTTTCTAAAATTTGCCAAAAAGCAACtggcttttttgtttttttttggaAAGAACTGGAAACTGGTCAAAAGCAGCAGCCGACCGATTGGTTGACTAGGTAAACTAAGCCGTCCTCAAttatttctttgtcctttttttcTAACCGCTCACTTGACGTCTATTTATTGGCAGATTAGAGGTTGCACTGTATATAGTATCAATcacccataaaaaaaaaaaatttgtttttttaaatttaataatataagacTTATTTTATGAGTGATGGTgtgaaagtattaataatttgttttatttatttatatttttctttataaGTAATTTTTTCttgtcaattaatttttttttttaatttctcactTGATATATCTGAACGAAGCTTAAAACATAGGTAAAATTTTGCCTTATTAAATGCACAAAATGTTGATGGGAATTTTCATTATCCTAATAATGTAAATCCATgatcaacaagttttaaatatttaaaattgtaattatttttaCGAAAATTATTGTgtgaattaataataataaaaaataatattttttaaaaaataaaataataatttttcttaatttgaagaaaataaaattttatattcagaTAAAAAAATACATACACACAAAATGCACTCTATaatctttcttatttttaattctagCGTATAAAATAAACccttatattattataattttcagggtaagatgaaaaaaaaaagacactATTCATTCTCATTCACGTCATCTTTGCTACGGCAAAACTCCTGAAGAGGAATGTCTAACGTGCGCCAGGATGAGCCAGTACCTTCCTCCATAGCTTTCTTGGCCATCTCTGCAAACTCGTTCACCTTTTTTCTTACCTTCTTCCCCATCTCTCCTTCCATCAACTCCTTCACCATCTTTTCTAAACCTTCCCATTTCACAAACCCTCTCACTGATCCATTACAGGTTTCTACTCTCAACCCTATTTTTATCTCCTCCACCACCATTCTTGCATTTAAGTGCTGCTCTGCCATCATGGGCCATGCAAGAATTGGCACCCCTGCACATATGCTCTCTAGTACTGAGTTCCATCCACAGTGGCTCAAGAACCCTTGTATACTTGGGTGCATTAATATCTCCATTTGATCCACCCAATCCCTCACTATAATTCCTCTTTCCTTCACCCTCTCTTCAAACCCATCTCCCAACTCTGATTCTTTTTCCCTTATAACCCACAGGAAGTTTACCCTAGATTCTTCCAAACCAGTTCTTATCTCCTTGAGCTGTTCTGCTGAGATCTCCGCCTGAGATCCAAACGCCACGTATAGGACCGAGCTTCCTTGCTTTTGCTTTTCATCTAACCACTGAATCCAAGTGGGTTTCTTTTGTGGATCAGTTTCAACCCGTGGTGTATTGGCTAGGCACAAGGGCCCCACACACCAGGTCTTTCGCGTACTGCGGTTACAGTAATCGACGAAAACAGGTTCAAGTTCGTAGAAGCTATTTGATAGATAACCATTACTTACTGATGCTCCTGTCAATGATTTTACCAGGAACTCAAAGTGAGGACCTTTTAATTCGGGGTCTCTGAACACCGGTTCAAAATCATTTCTAGTAACCTTAATCCATGGAAACTCACTCACATTGATTAACTCGTCATCTAACTCAGGCCCAAACAAGGCCCTACTCTCTGCTACAACTTTTGACAGGCCAGAGGCGTAATTGGACATACCATAAAATAACAGTCTTGGAATACCAAACTTCACAGCAGACTCTGCAGCCCACCACAGGAAGCCATCAAACACCATGAAGTTGACAACTGGGAAACTTTCTAGCTCCCTTTCAAAGTCCGGTTGCATACGTTCGGTGGCAAGAGCAAACTGAGGATATAGTGATATGGAGGGTAGTTTGTCCGTACTTTCGATGCCTGAAGGGATTTCAGGTACATTTTCAGGGAAAGGAAGATCAATAATAGAGGCAG
The Hevea brasiliensis isolate MT/VB/25A 57/8 chromosome 18, ASM3005281v1, whole genome shotgun sequence genome window above contains:
- the LOC131175988 gene encoding UDP-glycosyltransferase 90A1-like translates to MESSKPQYHAVIFPFMSKGHTIPLLHLAHLLLRRGTAVTVFTTPANHPFTAKFLSNTTASIIDLPFPENVPEIPSGIESTDKLPSISLYPQFALATERMQPDFERELESFPVVNFMVFDGFLWWAAESAVKFGIPRLLFYGMSNYASGLSKVVAESRALFGPELDDELINVSEFPWIKVTRNDFEPVFRDPELKGPHFEFLVKSLTGASVSNGYLSNSFYELEPVFVDYCNRSTRKTWCVGPLCLANTPRVETDPQKKPTWIQWLDEKQKQGSSVLYVAFGSQAEISAEQLKEIRTGLEESRVNFLWVIREKESELGDGFEERVKERGIIVRDWVDQMEILMHPSIQGFLSHCGWNSVLESICAGVPILAWPMMAEQHLNARMVVEEIKIGLRVETCNGSVRGFVKWEGLEKMVKELMEGEMGKKVRKKVNEFAEMAKKAMEEGTGSSWRTLDIPLQEFCRSKDDVNENE